Genomic DNA from uncultured Desulfuromusa sp.:
AACTTGGTCTTTCAGCCTTGGTCATCTTTATTTCTCTGGTATTCTGGGGTTGGGTTCTCGGCCCCGTCGGAATGTTGCTTTCAGTTCCTCTGACGATGGTAGTTAAAATTGCTCTGGAAGTGAATGATTCAACGCGTTGGATGGCCATCCTGCTCAGCTCTGATGTCCCGGCAAAAACTGCTGCTGAAAAGTGATGGCAGCGGAAAAACCTGCCCCTGCATTTAATTTTGACACCATACTCTTGCCAACCAGCCACAGGAGAGAAGAAATACCTGAAGCCTCATGGTCTCAAAGAAGACTGTACTTCTTTGCCTGATAACGGAAAGAATCGTAGCTGATTTTCAGGAGTTTTGCAGCCTGAGTCATATTATTGTTGGTTCGCTCCAGCGCTAATTGCAGCAACTCTTTCTCAACATCTTCCAGAGAGATGCCCTTTTCAGGCAGGATTATCTGAAAATGTCCTCTGCGCTCAATTGAACCGGACCGCCGTCCTCCCATATCCAGCGGTAAACAATCTGCCTTCAGAACTGACGCCTCCTCCATCACCACGCAACGCTCAATGACATTACGCAGTTCACGAACATTGCCCGGCCACGCGTAATCCAGCAAAAGTTTTTCAGCTTCCTTATCAATAGCTGTGACCTCTTTCTTTGCATATTTTTTAGCATAGGTTTGTAAGAAATGCCGGGCAAGGAGAACAACATCTGTTCCACGATCGTGCAGGGGCGGAATCTCGATAAGAAAGGAACTCAACCGATAATAGAGATCCTCCCGGAACAAACCATCGGCAACCAGTTCCTTAAGATTTCGGTTAGTGGAAGCAATGATCGTGATATCAATCGGCAAATCAACTTTTCCGCCCACCCGGCGAACGCTTCTCTCTTCCAGAACCCGCAGTAATTTCCCTTGCAGGTCAGCACGCATATCCCCGATTTCATCCAGTAACAGGGTGCCACCGTTAGCCAGCTCAAAAACCCCCTTTTTATCCGTTTTGGCATCAGTAAATGCACCCTTGACATGACCAAACAGTTCACCCTCAATCAGGTTTTCAGGCAATGCCGTACAGTTGATGGCAATATAGGGGATGGATTCAAAATCGTCTTGACCTGCGAAACGCCAATAGTGAAGATTGCGTGCCAGAACCTCTTTCCCTGTTCCCGACTTACCCGTAATCAACATTGAGTTAACACCGGCAGCCGCAATCTTTTGTGCATCCTTAAGCAACTTGAGAATAACGGGGGATTTGCCGACAAACTCCTGTCCATTCTTCTCGACATTCGCTCTCTTCAGGTAGGCAATTTCATCATGCATCCGCGAATTTTGCAGAATTCTGTCAACAACAATTTTGACTTCTTCAACATTAAATGGTTTATGTAGATAATCTGAAGCGCCATAGCGAAGCGCCTTGATGGCAGAGTCACTTGAATCATCGCCTGTCAGCATAACAATCGGAAATTTGACATGTTCTTCCTGTAACATTCTCAGGATATCAAGACCATTCAGATCTTCTCCCAGCTCAATATCAAGCAACATCATGTCCGGTTGCCAGGCAATAATCTTCTCTACAGCCATCACCGAGCTATGTAACAGGTGCGTTTCATAGCCTTCCTTCCGCAAAGCTCTGGAAAGCATGGAAATGATGAGTTCATCGTCATCCAGCAGTAAAATCCGCCCATTTTTTCTCATGACAACACCTCCCGGCGATGACGCTTGCATGGCAAAATAATCGTAAACCGGGTTCCCGCAGAAGAAGGAACGTCCACTTCAATCGTACCACCATGCTCTTCAATGATTCTTTTACTGATAGCGAGACCGAGTCCACTCCCTTTGGATTTTGTCGTCACAAAAGGCTGAAAAATAGTCGCTAACAGTCCCTCAGGAATACCTTTTCCACTATCTTTTATGGCAATCTCGACTGATTGTTCATCCCTTGTACAGGTAGAGACGTAAACTTTCCCTCCCTCAGGCATCGCCTCTATAGCATTGAGCAAAATATTCAGTATCACCTGCTGCAATTGGGCAGTATCAGCTTCAAGTTGCGGCAGATGTACCGCAAAATCCCTGACAAACTCGATCCCTTCTGCAGATGAATTTTTCCCGGTGATTGACACGTTTTGGATTGAGTTATCCAACAGCTTGTTCAAATCGAATTTTTCGTAATGCAATTGCGGGGGCCGCGCATAATTCAACAGCCCTTTCAGTAGCTTTTCGACCCGGTTTGTTTCGTTGATCACCCGGACAAATAAATCCTGATCCTCATCGTTAAGATCCAGTTCATCCGCCAGGACTTCAAGTGTCACCTTAATTCCAGCCAATGGGTTTTTTATTTCATGGGCCAGCCCGGCGGCCATTTCACCAACCAGGACCATTTGGTTGGCCCGCTGCAGTTCAGCTTCTTCTTTTTTCTTTTGAGTAATGTCACGACTGACAACCAAAGCATATTTTTTTTCTGTCAGGTCCAGCAGACCGACATTGACTTCGGCCAGGAAATGATCTCCATTTTTCTTCTTCCGCTCCACAATATATTCCAGCCAGTGACCCGCCAACGCACATTGAAGACGTTCAAAACATTCGTCATCACAGGAGAAGTCAGTAATGTTCATCCCGGGCAATTCCTCAGGCTGATAACCATGCATAGCTGCTGCTGCAGCATTGGCAGAAATAATCATACCTTCACGTTCCTCGGCAAGATCAAGGATAAAAACACCTTCTCCGGCAGATTCAAACAGGGCTTGATAAAGCGTTCTGGCTGACTGTAACTCGTCTCTTTGCAATTTGAGGGCATCGCACATACTGTTAAATGAGTCGGACAAATGCTTAAACTCGTATTTCAGGTCTGCCTTGATACGATAGTCAAGATTTCCTTTCTCCAACAGGTTGGAGGCTTCAACCAGAACATCAACGGAGCCGGTAAAACGTTTGAGAAAATAAGCCGTTAAAAAAAGGATAGCAATCGGACCGACAATGACCAGAAAAATGATCAGATGCTTGACCCTGGTAATATCCCTGTAGAGAGCCCGGGAACGACTGGGAAATTCTTGCGAAGCGCTTTTGAGAAAGGAATCGACAGCTAAACTGAATCCGGCTCCTTCCTTAAAAACTGCAGCAGCTAATTCCTGATATTCATCACCAGGAGAGAGCGTCTGCAATTGGTTGAAGCGGTTGAGATAATCGCTCTTTAATTCCGAAAGCAAGTCGAGTTGCCGCAATGCTTCTTTGGAATACTCACAGTGAAAACAACTCATTATCATTTTTTTGATGGCAGCAATATCGGTCTGCAACAATACCGGATCGCTTTTTGGGGGACCGGTTTTCAACATCAGTTTTCTTTGGTTTTTTTCTATCCCCATTTGCAGCGTTCTGATCGAATCATGAGCCTGATGTAAAATCACCGCGCGCTCTAATTGATTTGTCGCTTCGCCAATTGCATATATAATATAAGACCCACCAATCAAAAAACAGATCAGCATGATCACAAGTCCCTGTAGAACCTGACGCTTCATGAATCACCACCGCACAGTTTAGATAAGATTTCTCCACCCCGGATACACATACTGAAACCTGTTATTCTCAACTTTTTCACTCAACAATATCATAAAAACCGAAAGGGAAAAGTATTTTTACTTCTGGAAGGATAAACCGGTATTCGGATTTCTCAAATAAACCTGATCCCGGATTTATGGATTTGACCTTTCTGCGGTCGGCTCCAGACAACTGTGCCCGATTGATGCATGAACTTCTCATCAAAATGAACAACTTCACCTGACATCAGAGCCTTTCTGGTTGCCACCCCCAAACCACCAACC
This window encodes:
- a CDS encoding sigma-54 dependent transcriptional regulator, whose protein sequence is MRKNGRILLLDDDELIISMLSRALRKEGYETHLLHSSVMAVEKIIAWQPDMMLLDIELGEDLNGLDILRMLQEEHVKFPIVMLTGDDSSDSAIKALRYGASDYLHKPFNVEEVKIVVDRILQNSRMHDEIAYLKRANVEKNGQEFVGKSPVILKLLKDAQKIAAAGVNSMLITGKSGTGKEVLARNLHYWRFAGQDDFESIPYIAINCTALPENLIEGELFGHVKGAFTDAKTDKKGVFELANGGTLLLDEIGDMRADLQGKLLRVLEERSVRRVGGKVDLPIDITIIASTNRNLKELVADGLFREDLYYRLSSFLIEIPPLHDRGTDVVLLARHFLQTYAKKYAKKEVTAIDKEAEKLLLDYAWPGNVRELRNVIERCVVMEEASVLKADCLPLDMGGRRSGSIERRGHFQIILPEKGISLEDVEKELLQLALERTNNNMTQAAKLLKISYDSFRYQAKKYSLL
- a CDS encoding ATP-binding protein encodes the protein MKRQVLQGLVIMLICFLIGGSYIIYAIGEATNQLERAVILHQAHDSIRTLQMGIEKNQRKLMLKTGPPKSDPVLLQTDIAAIKKMIMSCFHCEYSKEALRQLDLLSELKSDYLNRFNQLQTLSPGDEYQELAAAVFKEGAGFSLAVDSFLKSASQEFPSRSRALYRDITRVKHLIIFLVIVGPIAILFLTAYFLKRFTGSVDVLVEASNLLEKGNLDYRIKADLKYEFKHLSDSFNSMCDALKLQRDELQSARTLYQALFESAGEGVFILDLAEEREGMIISANAAAAAMHGYQPEELPGMNITDFSCDDECFERLQCALAGHWLEYIVERKKKNGDHFLAEVNVGLLDLTEKKYALVVSRDITQKKKEEAELQRANQMVLVGEMAAGLAHEIKNPLAGIKVTLEVLADELDLNDEDQDLFVRVINETNRVEKLLKGLLNYARPPQLHYEKFDLNKLLDNSIQNVSITGKNSSAEGIEFVRDFAVHLPQLEADTAQLQQVILNILLNAIEAMPEGGKVYVSTCTRDEQSVEIAIKDSGKGIPEGLLATIFQPFVTTKSKGSGLGLAISKRIIEEHGGTIEVDVPSSAGTRFTIILPCKRHRREVLS